Proteins from a single region of Thunnus albacares chromosome 14, fThuAlb1.1, whole genome shotgun sequence:
- the LOC122997313 gene encoding eukaryotic translation initiation factor 3 subunit L isoform X2 — MSCSPTVCPARALSRRSMRSRTSMRTDAVFLILYKELYYRHIYAKVSGGPTLDQRFESYYNYCNLFNYILNADGPAPLELPNQWLWDIIDEFIYQFQSFSQYRCKTAKKSEEEIEFLRNNPKIWNVHSVLNVLHSLVDKSNINRQLEVYTSGGDPESVAGEYGRHSLYKMLGYFSLVGLLRLHSLLGDYYQAIKVLENIELNKKSMYSRVPECQITTYYYVGFAYLMMRRYQDAIRVFANILLYIQRTRNMFQRSTYKYEMINKQNEQMHGLLAIALTMYPMRIDESIHTQLREKYGDKMLRMQKGDLQVFEELFSFACPKFLSPVVPNYDNVHPNYHKEPFQQQLKVFAEEVQQQAQLSTIRSFLKLYTTMPVAKLAGFLDMTEQEFRIQLLVFKHKMKNLVWTSGISALDGEFQSASEVDFYIDKDMIHIADTKVARRYGDFFIRQIHKFEELNRTLKKMPASTTTGTSGTAASRGV, encoded by the exons ATGAGCTGCAGTCCAACCGTGTGTCCAGCGAGAGCATTGAGCAGAAGATCTATGAGATCCAGGACGTCTATGAGAACAG ATGCTGTGTTCCTCATCCTCTATAAGGAACTGTACTACAGACACATCTACGCTAAAGTCAGC ggTGGACCAACTTTGGATCAGAGGTTTGAGTCGTACTACAATTACTGCAACCTCTTCAACTACATTCTCA ATGCTGATGGGCCTGCCCCCTTGGAGCTGCCGAACCAGTGGCTCTGGGACATTATTGATGAGTTCATTTACCAG TTCCAGTCCTTCAGTCAGTACCGCTGCAAGACGGCCAAGAAGTCTGAGGAAGAGATCGAGTTCCTGAGGAACAACCCAAAGATCTGGAATGTCCACAGTGTCCTCAACGTTCTCCACTCCCTGGTGGACAAGAGTAACATTAACCGCCAGCTTGAGGTGTACACCAGCGGAG GAGACCCAGAGAGTGTAGCAGGGGAATATGGGCGTCATTCCCTCTACAAGATGTTGGGTTACTTCAGCTTGGTGGGGCTCCTGAGACTGCACTCCCTGCTCGGTGATTATTACCAGGCCATCAAAGTCCTGGAGAACATTGAGCTCAACAAGAAG AGTATGTACTCCCGTGTGCCCGAGTGCCAGATCACCACCTATTACTATGTGGGCTTTGCCTATCTGATGATGAGGCGCTACCAGGATGCCATTCGAGTCTTTGCCAACATCCTGCTCTACATCCAGAGGACGAGAAACATGTTCCAGAGGTCAACTTATAAATATGAGATG attAACAAACAAAACGAGCAGATGCACGGCCTGCTGGCCATTGCCCTCACCATGTACCCAATGCGAATTGACGAGAGCATCCACACCCAGCTGAGGGAGAAGTACGGAGACAAGATGCTGCGTATGCAGAAAGG AGACCTGCAGGTGTTTGAGGAATTGTTCAGCTTCGCCTGTCCTAAGTTTTTGTCACCTGTGGTGCCAAACTATGACAATGTCCACCCCAACTACCACAAAGAGCCcttccagcagcagctgaaggTTTTTGCTGAGGAGGTGCAACAGCAGGCCCAGCTCTCCACCATTCGCAG TTTCCTTAAGCTGTACACCACTATGCCGGTAGCCAAGCTGGCAGGATTCCTGGACATGACTGAACAGGAGTTCCGTATCCAGCTGCTGGTCTTCAAACACAAGATGAAGAACCTGGTGTGGACCAGTGGCATCTCAGCTCTGGACGGAGAGTTCCAGTCTGCTTCTGAGGTCGACTTTTACATTGACAAG GACATGATCCACATTGCTGACACTAAAGTGGCTCGTCGGTACGGAGACTTTTTCATCAGACAGATCCACAAGTTTGAGGAG TTGAACAGGACACTGAAGAAGATGCCAGCAAGTACCACCACCGGAACGTCTGGGACTGCCGCGAGCCGAGGAGTCTAA
- the LOC122997313 gene encoding eukaryotic translation initiation factor 3 subunit L isoform X1, giving the protein MSYHEEGEEYDPYAYPNDYDLHTGDPKADLAYERQYEQQTYHVIPEVIKNFLQYFHKTISDLIDQKVYELQSNRVSSESIEQKIYEIQDVYENSWNKLTDRFFKTSPWPEAEAIASLVGNDAVFLILYKELYYRHIYAKVSGGPTLDQRFESYYNYCNLFNYILNADGPAPLELPNQWLWDIIDEFIYQFQSFSQYRCKTAKKSEEEIEFLRNNPKIWNVHSVLNVLHSLVDKSNINRQLEVYTSGGDPESVAGEYGRHSLYKMLGYFSLVGLLRLHSLLGDYYQAIKVLENIELNKKSMYSRVPECQITTYYYVGFAYLMMRRYQDAIRVFANILLYIQRTRNMFQRSTYKYEMINKQNEQMHGLLAIALTMYPMRIDESIHTQLREKYGDKMLRMQKGDLQVFEELFSFACPKFLSPVVPNYDNVHPNYHKEPFQQQLKVFAEEVQQQAQLSTIRSFLKLYTTMPVAKLAGFLDMTEQEFRIQLLVFKHKMKNLVWTSGISALDGEFQSASEVDFYIDKDMIHIADTKVARRYGDFFIRQIHKFEELNRTLKKMPASTTTGTSGTAASRGV; this is encoded by the exons ATGTCGTACCACGAAGAGGGGGAAGAa TACGATCCTTACGCCTACCCAAACGACTACGACCTGCACACCG GTGACCCAAAAGCAGATCTGGCCTATGAGAGGCAGTATGAGCAGCAGACCTATCATGTCATCCCAGAGGTGATCAAGAACTTCCTTCAGTATTTCCACAAAACCATCTCCGACTTGATTGACCAGAAGGTTTATGAGCTGCAGTCCAACCGTGTGTCCAGCGAGAGCATTGAGCAGAAGATCTATGAGATCCAGGACGTCTATGAGAACAG TTGGAACAAGTTGACCGACCGTTTCTTCAAGACCTCTCCGTGGCCAGAGGCTGAGGCCATTGCATCACTGGTTGGTAACG ATGCTGTGTTCCTCATCCTCTATAAGGAACTGTACTACAGACACATCTACGCTAAAGTCAGC ggTGGACCAACTTTGGATCAGAGGTTTGAGTCGTACTACAATTACTGCAACCTCTTCAACTACATTCTCA ATGCTGATGGGCCTGCCCCCTTGGAGCTGCCGAACCAGTGGCTCTGGGACATTATTGATGAGTTCATTTACCAG TTCCAGTCCTTCAGTCAGTACCGCTGCAAGACGGCCAAGAAGTCTGAGGAAGAGATCGAGTTCCTGAGGAACAACCCAAAGATCTGGAATGTCCACAGTGTCCTCAACGTTCTCCACTCCCTGGTGGACAAGAGTAACATTAACCGCCAGCTTGAGGTGTACACCAGCGGAG GAGACCCAGAGAGTGTAGCAGGGGAATATGGGCGTCATTCCCTCTACAAGATGTTGGGTTACTTCAGCTTGGTGGGGCTCCTGAGACTGCACTCCCTGCTCGGTGATTATTACCAGGCCATCAAAGTCCTGGAGAACATTGAGCTCAACAAGAAG AGTATGTACTCCCGTGTGCCCGAGTGCCAGATCACCACCTATTACTATGTGGGCTTTGCCTATCTGATGATGAGGCGCTACCAGGATGCCATTCGAGTCTTTGCCAACATCCTGCTCTACATCCAGAGGACGAGAAACATGTTCCAGAGGTCAACTTATAAATATGAGATG attAACAAACAAAACGAGCAGATGCACGGCCTGCTGGCCATTGCCCTCACCATGTACCCAATGCGAATTGACGAGAGCATCCACACCCAGCTGAGGGAGAAGTACGGAGACAAGATGCTGCGTATGCAGAAAGG AGACCTGCAGGTGTTTGAGGAATTGTTCAGCTTCGCCTGTCCTAAGTTTTTGTCACCTGTGGTGCCAAACTATGACAATGTCCACCCCAACTACCACAAAGAGCCcttccagcagcagctgaaggTTTTTGCTGAGGAGGTGCAACAGCAGGCCCAGCTCTCCACCATTCGCAG TTTCCTTAAGCTGTACACCACTATGCCGGTAGCCAAGCTGGCAGGATTCCTGGACATGACTGAACAGGAGTTCCGTATCCAGCTGCTGGTCTTCAAACACAAGATGAAGAACCTGGTGTGGACCAGTGGCATCTCAGCTCTGGACGGAGAGTTCCAGTCTGCTTCTGAGGTCGACTTTTACATTGACAAG GACATGATCCACATTGCTGACACTAAAGTGGCTCGTCGGTACGGAGACTTTTTCATCAGACAGATCCACAAGTTTGAGGAG TTGAACAGGACACTGAAGAAGATGCCAGCAAGTACCACCACCGGAACGTCTGGGACTGCCGCGAGCCGAGGAGTCTAA